CGGTCTGGCCGGTCTCGATCGGCTGGGGTTCGCGCCAGACGGCAACCGTGCGTCGGCCCAGCTGGTAGACGCCCTGGCCGCGTTTTTGCGCCCCGGGCAGGAAATTCATGGAGCCAATGAAGGCGGCCACAAAGGGCGTGGCCGGCCGGTCGTAGATGGTCCTTGGCGTGCCCTGCTGGACCACCTGGCCGTGATCCATGACCAGGATGCGGTCGGCCATGGTCAGGGCCTCCTCCTGGTCGTGGGTGACCATGACGGCGGTCACCCCCAGGCGGGTTTGCAGGCCCTTTATTTCGCTGCGCAGCCGGGCGCGCACCTTGGCGTCCAGGGCCGAGAGCGGTTCGTCCAAAAGCAGGATGTCCGGGGAAAGGGCCATGGCCCGGGCCAGGGCCACCCGTTGCTGCTGGCCGCCCGAGAGCTGGGCCGGATATTTGCCCTGCAGCCCGGTCAGGCCCACCAGGGAGAGCAGTTCGTTGACCCGGCGGGCGATGTTGCCGCCGGCCTGGGGACCGCTGCGCAGGCCGTAGGCCACGTTGTCGGCCGCGGTCAGGTTGGGAAACAGGGCGTAGGACTGAAAGACGATGCCCACGTTTCGTCGCGACACCGGCAAGGCCGAAACGTCGCGGCCGGCGATGACCACGCGGCCGGCGTCCTGGCGTTCCAGGCCGGCCACCACCCGAAGCAGGGTGGTCTTGCCGCAGCCGCTGGGGCCAAGCACGCTGATGAATTCGCCCTTGCCCGCTGTAAAACCCACATCGTTTAAGGCGGTGAAGCGGCCGTAGCGTTTGACCACGTGTTGCGCGGCCAGATAACTGCCGCCGGCGTCCGGTGTCTGATCCATGGTGTGCCGTCCGTGATCCGGTTGCCCCGGGCCGGTCTGGCGGGGGAAATGTCTGCCCGCCAGACCGGCCTGGGGCAACCACTGCGGGGAAGCTGCATCCCGCCCGCAGTGGTTGCCGCTACGTTTATTTTTTGGGTTCGCTCTTGCCGTCGTAGCGTTTGGTCCATTCGGCCAGGATGGCGTCGCGGTTTTTGGCCGCCCAGTCGAAATCGTTTTTGATCATTTGTTTGGTCGGCTCGGCCGGGTAGCCCTCAGGAATGGGCGTGCCGGTGGGGTAGCCGGTAACGGCGAAGCTTTGGGCATATTCCTGTATGGCCTCGGGGGATACGGCCCAGTCGAGGAAGGTCTTGGCCTCGGGCTTGATGGCCGCCTTTTTGACCAGGGCGTTGGCTTCCAGGTCCCAGCCCGAGCCTTCCTTGGGGAAAACCGTCTCGATGGGCTCGCCCTTTTTCTTCTGCTGAATGCCCCGATACCCGAACGAGATGCCGATGGTGGACTCGCCGGTGCCGGCCAGTTTGCAGGGCTTGGAACCGGAATGGGTATAGCTTGAGATGTTGTCGTTTAACTGGTCGAGATAGGCCCAGCCTTGTTCTTCGCCCATCAGCTGCAGGATGGCCGAGACCGTGAGAAAGCCCGTGCCCGAGGAGGCCGGGTTGGGCATGGTCACCTGCCCTTTGTATTCGGGCTTGACGAGGTCGGCGAAAGACGTCGGCATGGGCAGTTTTTTGTTTTCGAGTTCCACGGTGTTGACGCAAAAGCCGGTCATCCAGGCGTCGATGCCGTACCAGACCGGAGG
The sequence above is drawn from the Desulfovibrio sp. TomC genome and encodes:
- a CDS encoding putative 2-aminoethylphosphonate ABC transporter substrate-binding protein → MQRIILALALVLALAAHAFAAEILVYTALEDDQIPRYIKSFKEKHPDIDVKFVRDSTGIVTAKLLAEKDNPQADVVWGLSAVSLMQFKAAGLLEPYTPADGGKVLPSFKDAGTPPVWYGIDAWMTGFCVNTVELENKKLPMPTSFADLVKPEYKGQVTMPNPASSGTGFLTVSAILQLMGEEQGWAYLDQLNDNISSYTHSGSKPCKLAGTGESTIGISFGYRGIQQKKKGEPIETVFPKEGSGWDLEANALVKKAAIKPEAKTFLDWAVSPEAIQEYAQSFAVTGYPTGTPIPEGYPAEPTKQMIKNDFDWAAKNRDAILAEWTKRYDGKSEPKK
- a CDS encoding putative 2-aminoethylphosphonate ABC transporter ATP-binding protein; the protein is MDQTPDAGGSYLAAQHVVKRYGRFTALNDVGFTAGKGEFISVLGPSGCGKTTLLRVVAGLERQDAGRVVIAGRDVSALPVSRRNVGIVFQSYALFPNLTAADNVAYGLRSGPQAGGNIARRVNELLSLVGLTGLQGKYPAQLSGGQQQRVALARAMALSPDILLLDEPLSALDAKVRARLRSEIKGLQTRLGVTAVMVTHDQEEALTMADRILVMDHGQVVQQGTPRTIYDRPATPFVAAFIGSMNFLPGAQKRGQGVYQLGRRTVAVWREPQPIETGQTATLGIRPEDVVLGHEELPADERLPARVSGLEFRGATTRVSLALADPRPETALEADLPAAKARELGLETGRILQIVLPPDRVSAYLAA